The Lonchura striata isolate bLonStr1 chromosome 5, bLonStr1.mat, whole genome shotgun sequence genome window below encodes:
- the TES gene encoding testin produces MNLEKKVKKMGLGHEEGFGAPCLKCKEKCEGFELHYWRKICRNCKCGQEEHDIPSSNEEDRKVGKLFEDTKYTTLIEKLKNDPVYKRNVMILSSPVPAKKNITIDTVTYEWAPPVQSQALARQYMQMLPKEKQPVAGSEGAQYRKKQLAKQLPAHDQDPSKCHELSPSEVKHMEQFVKKYKREALGVGDVKLPGDVEVRAPDENNLKNGGGRGTSSAVGTMEKSPNRKASQYSCYHCKLNMKEGDPAVYAERAGYDKLWHPGCFTCCTCSELLVDMIYFWKNGNLYCGRHYCDSERPRCAGCDELIFSNEYTLAEGQNWHLKHFCCFDCDCVLAGITYLTVNDKPVCKSCYMKNHAVICQGCHNAIDPEVQRVTYNNFNWHATRECFLCSCCSKCLIGQKFISVAGMLFCSVACKEKMMS; encoded by the exons GAAAATATGCCGCAACTGCAAATGTGGCCAGGAGGAGCATGATATCCCTTCAAGCAATGAGGAAGATCGGAAAGTGGGGAAACTCTTTGAGGATACAAAATACACAACCCTGATTGAAAAGCTGAAGAATGATCCTGTGTATAAACGCAATGTAATGATACTGAGCAGCCCAGTGCCAGCCAAGAAGAACATAACCATTGATACTGTGACTTATGAGTGGGCTCCTCCTGTTCAGAGTCAGGCGCTT gcTAGGCAGTACATGCAGATGTTACCGAAGGAGAAGCAGCCTGTTGCTGGCTCGGAAGGCGCGCAATACAGGAAGAAGCAGTTGGCAAAGCAGCTGCCTGCTCATGATCAGGATCCTTCAAAGTGCCACGAGCTTTCCCCCAGTGAAGTTAAGCATATGGAACAGTTTGTGAAGAAGTACAAAAGAGAAGCACTTGGTGTAGGAGATGTCAAGCTCCCTGGTGATGTGGAAGTGAGAGCTCCTGATgagaataatttgaaaaatggTGGTGGCAGAGGTACCTCATCTGCTGTTGGAACAATGGAGAAGTCCCCAAATCGGAAAGCATCTCAATAT TCCTGCTACCACTGCAAACTGAACATGAAGGAAGGTGACCCAGCTGTCTATGCAGAACGTGCTGGATATGACAAATTGTGGCATCCAGGTTGTTTCACCTGTTGCACCTGTAGTGAACTTCTAGTAGACATGATCTATTTCTGGAAGAATGGTAACCTGTATTGTGGAAGACATTACTGTGATAGTGAAAGACCCCGATGTGCTGGATGTGATGAG CTAATATTCAGCAATGAATATACTCTTGCGGAAGGGCAAAACTGGCATCTGAAACACTTCTGCTGTTTTGATTGTGATTGTGTTTTGGCTGGGATAACCTATTTAACAGTGAATGACAAGCCAGTCTGCAAATCCTGCTACATGAAGAACCATGCTGTG ATCTGCCAAGGCTGTCACAATGCTATAGATCCAGAGGTTCAGCGTGTAACATACAACAACTTCAACTGGCATGCCACACGGGAGTGTTTcttgtgctcctgctgcagcaagTGTCTCATTGGCCAGAAGTTCATATCTGTGGCAGGGATGCTCTTCTGCTCAGTGGCATGTAAGGAAAAGATGATGTCCTAA